A region of Arabidopsis thaliana chromosome 5, partial sequence DNA encodes the following proteins:
- a CDS encoding Pentatricopeptide repeat (PPR-like) superfamily protein (Pentatricopeptide repeat (PPR-like) superfamily protein; CONTAINS InterPro DOMAIN/s: Pentatricopeptide repeat (InterPro:IPR002885); BEST Arabidopsis thaliana protein match is: Pentatricopeptide repeat (PPR-like) superfamily protein (TAIR:AT1G09900.1); Has 30201 Blast hits to 17322 proteins in 780 species: Archae - 12; Bacteria - 1396; Metazoa - 17338; Fungi - 3422; Plants - 5037; Viruses - 0; Other Eukaryotes - 2996 (source: NCBI BLink).), translating into MVRGLMKFPGISTKLLNISVNSLCKFRNLERAETLLIDGIRLGVLPDVITYNTLIKGYTRFIGIDEAYAVTRRMREAGIEPDVTTYNSLISGAAKNLMLNRVLQLFDEMLHSGLSPDMWSYNTLMSCYFKLGRHGEAFKILHEDIHLAGLVPGIDTYNILLDALCKSGHTDNAIELFKHLKSRVKPELMTYNILINGLCKSRRVGSVDWMMRELKKSGYTPNAVTYTTMLKMYFKTKRIEKGLQLFLKMKKEGYTFDGFANCAVVSALIKTGRAEEAYECMHELVRSGTRSQDIVSYNTLLNLYFKDGNLDAVDDLLEEIEMKGLKPDDYTHTIIVNGLLNIGNTGGAEKHLACIGEMGMQPSVVTCNCLIDGLCKAGHVDRAMRLFASMEVRDEFTYTSVVHNLCKDGRLVCASKLLLSCYNKGMKIPSSARRAVLSGIRETVSYQAARKTHIKIKAAIECNTLMYP; encoded by the coding sequence ATGGTTCGTGGATTGATGAAATTCCCAGGAATCTCAACGAAGTTATTAAACATAAGCGTTAATTCTCTCTGCAAATTTCGAAACTTGGAGAGAGCAGAAACATTACTCATAGACGGAATCAGATTAGGTGTTCTTCCTGATGTGATCACTTACAACACTCTAATCAAAGGGTACACTCGTTTCATTGGAATCGACGAAGCTTATGCTGTAACACGTCGTATGAGAGAAGCTGGGATCGAACCAGATGTTACTACTTACAATTCATTGATCTCAGGAGCTGCTAAAAACTTGATGTTGAATCGTGTACTCCAACTGTTCGACGAAATGCTTCACTCAGGTTTGTCTCCTGATATGTGGAGTTATAATACTTTAATGTCTTGTTACTTCAAATTAGGGAGACATGGAGAAGCGTTTAAGATTCTTCATGAGGATATTCATTTAGCTGGGTTGGTTCCTGGGATTGATACTTATAACATTCTGCTTGATGCGCTTTGTAAAAGCGGTCATACGGATAATGCGATTGAGTTGTTTAAGCATCTGAAGAGTCGGGTTAAACCCGAGCTTATGACGTATAATATTCTCATCAATGGTCTTTGTAAATCGAGAAGGGTTGGTTCTGTGGATTGGATGATGAGAGAGCTTAAGAAATCGGGCTATACTCCGAATGCGGTTACGTATACAACGATgcttaaaatgtattttaagaCTAAGAGGATTGAGAAAGGTCTTCAGTTGtttttgaagatgaagaaagaagggTATACGTTTGACGGGTTTGCGAATTGTGCGGTTGTTAGTGCGTTGATTAAAACCGGAAGAGCAGAGGAGGCGTATGAGTGTATGCACGAGCTTGTGAGAAGTGGTACAAGGAGTCAAGACATTGTTTCGTACAATACATTGttgaatttgtattttaaagaTGGGAACTTGGATGCAGTAGATGATCTATTGGAGGAGATTGAGATGAAGGGGTTGAAACCTGATGACTATACTCATACGATTATAGTCAATGGTTTGTTAAATATAGGCAATACGGGAGGAGCCGAGAAGCATTTGGCATGTATCGGAGAGATGGGGATGCAGCCGAGTGTTGTCACTTGTAACTGTTTGATTGATGGGTTGTGCAAAGCAGGTCATGTAGATCGTGCAATGAGGTTGTTTGCGTCAATGGAAGTTAGAGATGAGTTCACTTACACTTCTGTTGTGCATAATCTATGCAAAGACGGACGGCTTGTTTGTGCTTCGAAGCTGCTCTTGTCGTGTTACAATAAAGGAATGAAGATTCCGTCATCGGCTAGACGAGCAGTGTTGTCCGGCATACGGGAGACGGTATCTTACCAAGCAGCAAGGAAGAcacatatcaaaatcaaagcaGCTATTGAGTGTAATACACTAATGTACCCTTAA
- the bHLH071 gene encoding beta HLH protein 71 translates to MTLEALSSNGLLNFLLSETLSPTPFKSLVDLEPLPENDVIISKNTISEISNQEPPPQRQPPATNRGKKRRRRKPRVCKNEEEAENQRMTHIAVERNRRRQMNQHLSVLRSLMPQPFAHKGDQASIVGGAIDFIKELEHKLLSLEAQKHHNAKLNQSVTSSTSQDSNGEQENPHQPSSLSLSQFFLHSYDPSQENRNGSTSSVKTPMEDLEVTLIETHANIRILSRRRGFRWSTLATTKPPQLSKLVASLQSLSLSILHLSVTTLDNYAIYSISAKVIKLKPYHLNRTKPD, encoded by the exons ATGACTCTAGAAGCTTTATCATCAAACGgtcttttaaactttttgcTCTCTGAAACTCTTTCACCAACTCCATTCAAGTCTCTCGTCGATCTCGAGCCATTGCCGGAAAATGATGTCATCATATCGAAGAACACAATTTCGGAGATATCTAATCAAGAACCGCCACCACAGCGACAACCACCAGCTACGAATCGAGGGAAGaagcggcggaggaggaagcCTAGGGTTTGCAAAAACgaggaagaagctgagaaTCAACGAATGACTCACATTGCCGTCgaaagaaatcgaagaagacaAATGAATCAACATCTCTCTGTCTTGCGATCTCTCATGCCTCAACCTTTTGCTCACAAG GGTGATCAAGCTTCAATAGTTGGTGGAGCCATAGATTTCATCAAAGAACTTGAACACAAATTACTATCTCTTGAAGCTCAAAAACATCATAATGCTAAATTAAACCAGTCGGTTACTTCTTCAACAAGTCAAGACTCAAATGGTGAACAAGAGAATCCTCATCAACCATCTTCACTATCTCTATCGCAGttctttcttcattcataCGATCCGAGCCAAGAGAATAGGAACGGCTCAACAAGCTCGGTGAAAACCCCTATGGAAGATCTTGAGGTGACTCTAATCGAAACTCATGCTAACATCAGAATCTTGTCGAGAAGAAGAGGTTTCCGGTGGAGCACGTTGGCCACCACCAAACCGCCGCAGCTTTCGAAGCTGGTGGCTTCTCTACAATCGCTGTCCCTCTCCATTCTTCACCTTAGTGTCACAACATTGGACAATTATGCTATTTACTCCATCAGCGCTAAggtaataaaattaaaacccTATCATCTGAACCGGACTAAACCGGATTAG
- the bHLH071 gene encoding beta HLH protein 71 (beta HLH protein 71 (bHLH071); FUNCTIONS IN: DNA binding, sequence-specific DNA binding transcription factor activity; INVOLVED IN: regulation of transcription; LOCATED IN: nucleus; EXPRESSED IN: 16 plant structures; EXPRESSED DURING: 13 growth stages; CONTAINS InterPro DOMAIN/s: Helix-loop-helix DNA-binding domain (InterPro:IPR001092), Helix-loop-helix DNA-binding (InterPro:IPR011598); BEST Arabidopsis thaliana protein match is: basic helix-loop-helix (bHLH) DNA-binding superfamily protein (TAIR:AT1G72210.1); Has 30201 Blast hits to 17322 proteins in 780 species: Archae - 12; Bacteria - 1396; Metazoa - 17338; Fungi - 3422; Plants - 5037; Viruses - 0; Other Eukaryotes - 2996 (source: NCBI BLink).) produces MTLEALSSNGLLNFLLSETLSPTPFKSLVDLEPLPENDVIISKNTISEISNQEPPPQRQPPATNRGKKRRRRKPRVCKNEEEAENQRMTHIAVERNRRRQMNQHLSVLRSLMPQPFAHKGDQASIVGGAIDFIKELEHKLLSLEAQKHHNAKLNQSVTSSTSQDSNGEQENPHQPSSLSLSQFFLHSYDPSQENRNGSTSSVKTPMEDLEVTLIETHANIRILSRRRGFRWSTLATTKPPQLSKLVASLQSLSLSILHLSVTTLDNYAIYSISAKVEESCQLSSVDDIAGAVHHMLSIIEEEPFCCSSMSELPFDFSLNHSNVTHSL; encoded by the exons ATGACTCTAGAAGCTTTATCATCAAACGgtcttttaaactttttgcTCTCTGAAACTCTTTCACCAACTCCATTCAAGTCTCTCGTCGATCTCGAGCCATTGCCGGAAAATGATGTCATCATATCGAAGAACACAATTTCGGAGATATCTAATCAAGAACCGCCACCACAGCGACAACCACCAGCTACGAATCGAGGGAAGaagcggcggaggaggaagcCTAGGGTTTGCAAAAACgaggaagaagctgagaaTCAACGAATGACTCACATTGCCGTCgaaagaaatcgaagaagacaAATGAATCAACATCTCTCTGTCTTGCGATCTCTCATGCCTCAACCTTTTGCTCACAAG GGTGATCAAGCTTCAATAGTTGGTGGAGCCATAGATTTCATCAAAGAACTTGAACACAAATTACTATCTCTTGAAGCTCAAAAACATCATAATGCTAAATTAAACCAGTCGGTTACTTCTTCAACAAGTCAAGACTCAAATGGTGAACAAGAGAATCCTCATCAACCATCTTCACTATCTCTATCGCAGttctttcttcattcataCGATCCGAGCCAAGAGAATAGGAACGGCTCAACAAGCTCGGTGAAAACCCCTATGGAAGATCTTGAGGTGACTCTAATCGAAACTCATGCTAACATCAGAATCTTGTCGAGAAGAAGAGGTTTCCGGTGGAGCACGTTGGCCACCACCAAACCGCCGCAGCTTTCGAAGCTGGTGGCTTCTCTACAATCGCTGTCCCTCTCCATTCTTCACCTTAGTGTCACAACATTGGACAATTATGCTATTTACTCCATCAGCGCTAAg GTGGAAGAGAGTTGCCAGCTAAGTTCAGTAGATGACATTGCAGGAGCAGTTCACCACATGCTAAGTATCATTGAAGAGGAGCCTTTTTGTTGCTCATCAATGTCAGAATTACCATTTGACTTCTCTTTGAATCACTCAAATGTCACTCATTCTCTCTGA